The Brassica oleracea var. oleracea cultivar TO1000 chromosome C7, BOL, whole genome shotgun sequence sequence CATGTGATTGGGCTTTTCATTTGGGTTAGTTGCTGCTGTGTGTTTGGGCTGCGAAAAGTGACCAGCTGCTATTCCCATCTTTCACTCACGTCACTAAATATGTTAATTAGAGGGCGCCACATCATCTTGACTCGATCACTCTATACAATGTTGGTTTTCTTCTGTTAGGATTTTGGGCAGATCTATTTATATATCCCAAAAGTAAGATAGTCAACATTTTAAACATTGGACTTCATGTTTTATGTATAAGCTCAAATATATTTCCTATACAAGTCTACGGTTTGCTTTAAGATGACATCATCGTCGATCCAAATCCCACCGCTTCTTACCGGAGGGAAGTGTAACGGCCTAAGCTATCATTCAATCTCCATTATTCGTGTTCTCATTCACTCCATTAACCCACCGCCTTCACTAACTCGCATTAAATAATACCTTCGCCTTCTTTGAAGATTACGAATCTTAATCTATCAACGAGGAAGTAAGCTTCGGTGAAATTAATAACTTTCTCTCTTTTAATCATTGTAAGCTTAGTTTTAACTATACAAATAACTAACATAGATCTTTTTCAACTACCCTAAAATTTTCAGAGAAATCTCTTCAACAAAAAAAATATATATACTCTTATAACATACACAAAAAAAATCTACCCACAACCCAATCCTTCGGAACCTAAATAATACAGACCACAAATAATACGCCAAATATGGAATCAAACTTTTTTAAAAAGAAACAATACGAAAACCATTTGAAGTCCTTACAGCATAGCAATGTCACAACTCTTTAATAAAGAAACAATTATTGCAAACAAACAAAATATATCTTATCACATATAATCTTTCCTCAGCTTAAATTTTCTAAAATAAAAAAAATCATTATCATACATATCTCTTACAAATGCAAACCAAAAAACACAAACTATAAAATCATACAAAAAATAATAACCTAGATCACAAATAAGAAATATCCCGCCCGTAGGGTGGACCGCTTTTAAAGTCTTATATATCATTCTCAAACCATATTAAATTCATTTTCTTTTGTAGAAGAGATTTCTCTCAACGAGAATTGAACCTATGACATTTATTAGATAATAAGAGTTTTGGCCATCAGGTTAACCATTCGTTGGTAACTCTAAAGAGTTATCAAGAAACAAAGAATGATGATGGAGAGAGCAATGTCATATAGCAACAATGTAATGATTGGTTCTTCATGAAATTGATCCCACACTGTCAGATTAACTGATCGCTGCTAGCAAGGCAGTTAAAACTCTTGGTTCTGCTCTGATGGCCAAGATCATTATTGTTACTATCACCATAGCAAATCTCTTTCACTGTGCTAACCCGAGGATGATGGAATGGATGATAACTACAAGTCTACAATGCTGTATTGTGTAAGCTGGTGATTTGCGTACCACACGCTTAGGTTTCGTGTTATATAATATCCGAGACTGTCCATCTTGGTTTTAAACTTTCAACTGATTCAAAGTTATAACTCAAAAGACTGTTTAATTATTATTTTTCCCCTGAAATATAATTCTCAGTGAAACCAAATCCAAGATCCGGTTCTCATCTCCTTTCCAGGACCGGTTTTCTCTTCCTGACTTGATTAAACCGGTGGTTTAGTTATTGCTTCTTGAACCATTTTGATACCAGCAGAACAAGAATCAAGAATGGAGGAGACAATCTTTCTCTGCCGCTCTTTGAACTCCATCGCCATTTCAACATCCCACTCCACGTTTTCTCTGTCCATAGAATCAGCATCGCCAAGATTTTGCATCATGTCGTCAAATGTGGATTTGAGATTCTCGAGTACTCCCATCTCTACTTCCAAGTTCTCCCATAGCTTTATAAGAATCAATAAAAATGGACAAAGTTAGACATGTAACTGATGCCTTGTAGTTAAAAAAAGAAGAAACATAACATGATCAAGAATAGTTACATCTGTTTCGGAATGATGAACAAGACCATGAGCTCTCCGCAAGTAGTTCAACAACGGAGTAGGCAAGCCATAGTGGAAGATGTTGTGATTGCTAGAGAGCCATGTCCCACGTAACATGTGAGTTGTCCAAGAAGACTCACTCTCCATGTCTTCATCATCATCATCATCATCATCATGAATGACATCAACATCTTCAAGTGAAGAGAGATTTAGACACAAGTTTTCAAGAAAGATGAGTGAGTGATCTCAGAAATGACTTTTACCTAAGGGAATGATGTCATAAGGGTTATCTCCTTTTGGTAGAAACCCGTAGAACGTTAACAGATGAGAACTAGAGTAGTTTCCGTAGCTAAGATAACATTGTTCCCCTCTGTTGCAAGGTCTTGAAACTGGGAACTTCAGTGAACTTGTTTCCAAATCTACTTTCCCATATTTCACTATGTGTGGGCATGTCTACAAACCAATCAAACTTATCAAATCAAGAAATCGCAAGACGTTAGTGAGGTGCTTTATAGAGGATTAATGTTTAGGCGGAATTTTTTGAATGCCTTAAGACTGATTTTTTAAGAGATCGTTTTGAAAAATCCTTTCGTTAAGAACCGATTTGCCTACTAAGCGGATGCCTAGACCGATTTTTAGAGCACTAGTAGCATACTACAAAGAGAATAAAGATACCGAATGGTTGAGAAAACCGGCGACAGGAATCAAGCAAGTCTTTAGCTTTCCATCAGGGAACTTGATTTGTATGCTGTTGGAGTAATACAACTCACAAGCCCATAAGTAATGCTCCCATGTGTACATCTCCGGTGGAAATACATTCTTGTGGTTCGATAGAAGAGGTATCAGTTCATTATACCTCTCACGCAAAACCTGCAAGATACACAAACAAGTGTCAATAGATTCAAGAAATGTAATAAAGATTTTAACATTAGATCTTGTCACACCTCTTTAGATTGCATTATCTCATCTAAGAGCAGTGTACCATCAAGCACCATGATGGCATCCACCCCAAAACTCAAACCTGTAAAGAGAATCAATGTTTGTTATCTCTTCAAAACAAATGTACAGCTACAAGGCTTCTTCTTACCGGTGCAGAAACTCTCCTGAAGAGAGTCAAAGTATGGTTTGAATTTAGACTCATGGTTATGCTTCTCCCTCATTGTCCATAAGAGCATCATTGTCTCAGATGTCATCCCATCTATCTTCTCCAGTATTTGGTGCTGAAAGAGAAGTAATCACTCATCAATATAACATTGCGATGACAGAAACTGACACAATCTTGTTATACCATGTCAGAGTTGTACACATGCTCCTCAGAGATGATACTTGAGATTGGTATCTCTAAAGCAACATCTCCAAATTTCAAGTCTTCAGTAGCTATAGCTCCACGTCCATAGCCATCGATCTCTGTTCAGAAAACACACTTGAATCACTGTTGGTAAGAGAGAAAAAAACACACATTGCAAAATCAAAATAAGCATACGAGCTATCTGCAGTTTGGTTTTGACTCCATTTCTCTGACACCATTCTACTAATATGATTTCCTTCTCGCATCTATAGCTATCATCAACTCTAGCTTCCTTCTCTTCTGCTCCAACAACCTCACCGATTCTAACTTCTACAGCTTCTCGTAGGGCTGCTTCCAATGTTTGTGGTTTACAAGAAGAAGCTGGGATGAGGGAAAAGATCCAGGTGAGAGCTGAGATTTCGTTTCTAACGCTGTAAACTCCAGCTGGAGTGCAAGCATCATCGCCAAAGTAAACTTCCACCTGCATTTCAAGCATGAGAAGACAAGAATGGATCTACAGTGACTAAGTTAGAACCAAGTACTGTTAATATGTTTTGCTTTTACCTTGTCGAGGTTAACTATTCTTCCAAACTGAAGCAGCTTTTCTAATGCAGCATTCAGTAACTCTTGAGACAATGGTCCACTAAGACTCATTGTTTCCTTTACTCCTAAACCTTTGCTACTCAAGAGCTTCTGCAGAGACAAAAGATTCAGCTATTAGTCTATACATTAATATTCAATTTCTAATAATACCATGAAACTAATGAATGTTGAAATCAGAGAAGCACAGCAGCGAAAATTGACGATTCTGACCTTTTTATGTTGATAAAAGGGATCATCTTCGGACAGCTCTAGGCATAACTCAACAGTAGTCTCTGACATTATATTCAAAGCACCAACCTTGCAATTAACCCAACAATAAGATTCATCATCATAAACAGAGACGAGCTTTCACTAAAAACCAAGTATGTTATTACATAGCAAGTAATCAAACTTAGGGTTTAAGAGAAAGGAGTTAAAGAGTACCACTAAAGAGTTGAGGAAGCGACGAACCAGGGGAATAAGAGGAGAAGAGGGTTTTGTTGGTTTAGAAATAACTCGTGTTTTTAAAATAGGAGCGAAAACTGAATCGGAAATATTTTGGGTCACGGTTCAATATGGTTCGACCGGATCAAACCTGGTTCAATAATATAATTTAATATTTTTTTAGTATGTAAATATAAATGTAATATTAATAAACATAATGCATAGTTAAAATATAAATTAATTTTGAACATAAAATATTATAAATATAAATTAGTTTTTTTTATATGGATGGTTTATAGATTTTTGATAGTTTTAGTGGTTTTTATTGGTTTAATAACTTTGAAATATAATCCGGCTATGTTGCCGGTTCATGGTCGAACCAATTACTAGACCAACCCGACTATATAACCGGTTCATGGTCGAACCCGGTCCAACCATCGGGTCGGTCCGGTTTTAAAAACACTGGAAATAACTGAAACAGCGAATAAACCCTCTGCCTGGTATGGAAGGTTCAGGGACAACCGATTTGATTTCGATATTTCCAGTTCACTAATCATCTCTACCCGCTGTAATTTTTCATATAACACATACACAAGTACCTTATTTTCAAGTCCACAAGATTTTAATCCGCGCTTTGAAAGCGCAGAATAATTTTTTGGTGAAAACTTTATATAATCGCATTTTCTCCTTATTTAAAGTAAGTTTGGACATAAAATCCGTAACCCGAAGTCCGAATGTAACCCAAACAAAAAAAAACGATTCATACCAGGTTCGAAATGTAAGAAATACCATAAAGGGTTTTATAGGCTAGCAAAATATATACGAACCCAAAACTTTATTAGCTAAACCTAAATGGTTAACACGAAACAAGCCAAAAAAATCAGGAAAACCGATCCGAATGTCCAAATTAATCACAAATATAAATATTTGAAACATAAATATGTACTTCAAATATTAAATTCTATATTTATTTTAAATGATATCTAAAAATAAGTTTTTAAATTTTAAATAATTACGTTAAATATCTAATTCTATATAAACAAGTATTAATTTCTTATGTTTTGCTTTTAAATTTTGGATTTAACTTCATATATATCTGAACCAAACCAATATAGCCAGAATCCGAATGATATATATATAGTTAATTTATGGACTTTAGGATCTGGTACATATTATAACCAAAACTGATGTGTTATATCCAAACCCGATCCGTACTTTCAAATTTACCAGAATGAAATATAAGTTAGAACGGAAATTCAAAATATCCAACTTGTATCCGAACGGTACCTGAACGCCCAAACCGAACTTAAAGTGTCTTTTATGTTTTGTTTAATTAGTTTTATATTTGATAAATATTTTAAATGTTTTTTGCAACAACCCATAAATCTATACTCATAAAAATATCACTAATAGCATGTTTTATCATATCATTAAATATTAATAGTATCTAACTATTAATAGTTATTTATCAAATATAAATATATCTAATTTTAATATTCTATCTATAAAATTTATATCATTATGTATTTGGTGAGGGTTTTGAAGAATTTGTATCTTGCATTTTAGATTAAAGTACAGTTGTATATATAGGAATTAATAAGCATATATAACTTTTATATTAATAAATAAAATACTATTGATTAGTTAATTAAATTTAGTGTTAATATAAATTGAATTCATTATTAAAAAATAATATATTAGTTATTTTGCTCTTTAATTTTAGGCTAGGGTATATATTTAATCAAATAACAATAACAATAGATTAGTCACACTGATCAATGAGGTTTTAGATTGGTCTAAGGAGGAAGGAATGGAATTGGGAGAGACTGATCACACTGGGATGGAGACAGATGCGGTGTTAGAGCTGGCCGAGGAGTTCGAAAACCTCACAGATGGAGAAGGAAAGGACACGGGGCAGGTTGAGGCAACAGAGGCTGCTGAGGGTTATATGATTAGTGACAATGCATAGAGCACAGTGACAGCTGTGGCGGAGAAGAAGACTGAACCGCGTAAACCACTGTTCTCAGTCGCAGGTGGAAGTAACTCGAAGTTTGTTCAAGTTCTCATGTCACCCCGCAAGCGTGCGCCAGCCAAACAGGTTCGCAAGGGAGGAGGCGCTAGGCCAGCGGAAGAAAAGGGTCCCTCATACCCTAAACAGTTACCTAAGCCTTAAGATTTTATGGATAAGAGTCTCTTATTAGCCATGGTATGGGGATGGGAGGGGTTTTTTAGTTTTGTTCTTTTTGTTGTTTCAATAAGCTCTATGAGCATCTTGAGTTTTATATTATGGTCTTGTTCGTTTTTGGAATTTCTTCCAATTTGGTGGGGCAAGTTTGTTTCTTGGAATTTATGGAATAAAAATGGATGTTTTGGTTACTGGATTGGGTTCATGTGGTTGTTGATAAGTGGTCTAAATGTTGTTGATGCCGTGTTATGTATAAGGTTTGATTGTTATGGGAGACAAGGACCAGATTTGGTTCTCTTGTGTTTGTTTGGTATCGGGATATGGCTCAGGACTGAGCAGCATGGCTTTGTTATTTTAACACAAGTGTTTGGGCTGGTCTCTTTAAACCAGTCGCAGGCAAGCTGTTTGGAGAGGAGCCGGGTGTTAATAATCGAAATGAAGGAGAAGATATGGCAACAAAATTATGGTAAACGGTTTCATAAGTCTCGTTGCAAGAGAGTTTTATGTGCG is a genomic window containing:
- the LOC106303600 gene encoding uncharacterized protein LOC106303600, which produces MSETTVELCLELSEDDPFYQHKKKLLSSKGLGVKETMSLSGPLSQELLNAALEKLLQFGRIVNLDKVEVYFGDDACTPAGVYSVRNEISALTWIFSLIPASSCKPQTLEAALREAVEVRIGEVVGAEEKEARVDDSYRCEKEIILVEWCQRNGVKTKLQIAQIDGYGRGAIATEDLKFGDVALEIPISSIISEEHVYNSDMHQILEKIDGMTSETMMLLWTMREKHNHESKFKPYFDSLQESFCTGLSFGVDAIMVLDGTLLLDEIMQSKEVLRERYNELIPLLSNHKNVFPPEMYTWEHYLWACELYYSNSIQIKFPDGKLKTCLIPVAGFLNHSTCPHIVKYGKVDLETSSLKFPVSRPCNRGEQCYLSYGNYSSSHLLTFYGFLPKGDNPYDIIPLDVDVIHDDDDDDDEDMESESSWTTHMLRGTWLSSNHNIFHYGLPTPLLNYLRRAHGLVHHSETDLWENLEVEMGVLENLKSTFDDMMQNLGDADSMDRENVEWDVEMAMEFKERQRKIVSSILDSCSAGIKMVQEAITKPPV